The following is a genomic window from Fulvia fulva chromosome 9, complete sequence.
ATTTGAGCAGCACTTCAGGAGCCCGGAAGCCACGAGTTCCTGCTCTGTTTGCGCGACGCGATGAACGCTGATCCTCCTTGGGATATGTTGGCTTGACGTCGGCCTGGTTTGCAGCACGTGCAGCAGCTCTGGTCGAGGCGTATACTGATGAATTGATCTTGCGTTGTCTATCTGGGGACTCCAAACAACAAGTGCACTGGTGCCAGTCTGTGCCCTCACGCTCTGCTAGACCAAAGTCCACAAGCACGCCTCTTTGTTGAGCGGGCGAGTAGAGAAAGTTCGTCGGCTTGATATCCCGGTGAATTATCTCTGCCTCGTGCGTCGACTTGATGGCTGTGAACAGGCTGTGGAAGTAGATTCGCATCTCGGAAACGGTGAAGTCGCGGTAGTAGTCTCGAAAGTCCTTGTGCTGGAAGAAGGGCAGGATTGCGATGACCTGGTCCTGGTGGCGGAAGGCAGTGATGAGTGGGCAGACATTGGGCGAATCTCGAAGGTCATGTAGTAGCTCCAGCTCGTTGAGGATGCGCGTTGGTGAAGATGTGACATAGATCTTCTTGATCGCAACGAAGCGAGGTTTGGGTGGACGATTCTGGTTCTGCTTGAGCGAGTTCTGGCTGTCGGcgttctccttctcggcGTCGAAGTCCCATTCGTTGACATAGTGGTCGTATAGCAGATCCTCCGCTTTGTAGACTGTGGAGAAGGTGCCCTCGCCAATGCGATTTATGAGGCGATATCGCTGGGTGATGTTCTTGAAACTCGCCTCGAACTTGTCCATGTCCTCCATCACAGCGTCGTCCACGTCTTCTTGGTCCTCTTCGGATACTGTGCCACCGCTCTCCTCAAGCGGACCTCTGCTCTCATCCATGTCTTCCGTGTCGTCCTCGGTGCTATCTCCGTGTTGACCGGGCTCATCCTCGTGCACCACCACCGCTTCCTGCGCTCTTCTTGCCGTCGTTGCCATTGTGTCCGAATGGACTCACCAGCAGCTTGAGATCGGTCAGCCACAACTACATGAAGGAGCGAAGTAGTGTGACATGCAGGAGTGAATGGTAATACGGGGCAGGACTTTGCAGTGCAGTGAAGTGAAGCAGGTGGGGGACGCGTTCTTTTCGGGGCAGAAAGCGCGACGGGCGTGTTTACCCATCAAAACACAGCAACCGAACTTTGTCGCAACACGACCACTGCACTGCTTGCTTGCTTGCTTGCTTGCTTGCACTGTTGGACATCACACTTTCTGCGCATTTTCGCGCACTTGTCGCCGGCATGAGCGACTTTGACATTGGCGACGCCCTCACGGCATATCTCGACGACCCGCACGCGATACCGACACCTGAGGCCGACGCAGCACTCGTCGACTGCGAGAACGACCCCGATGCGTTTACGCCAGGCGTGATCAACAGCGTGTTGAATGGAGTGGCAGATGCGGTAGGAGAGAATCCCGAGGCGATCTTACAAGCAAGCAACCTAGACAGCTTGCAGTTCCTGCTCAAGTGCGCGCCCACACTTCCCCCAGACCAGCAGCCGCCGGCAAACAGTAGAGATCGCGGCACTAACAGCGACCTCTTCGCGCTTTCTAGGCAAACCTCATTCATTCCTTCGCAATCCCTCGGCAAAGTCTTCGATCTCGTTATCAGCGGTCTCGCGGCAGAGGCCGAGATCGTGCACCATGAAGAGCAGGACGGCGAGACAGAGACAGCGCAGCATAAGCAGATTCTTGAGATCTTCGCATATCTGCTGCAATGGTGCGTGGCAGCAGTAGAGGCGAAAAGCGCGGAGAAGACGCCCGCGCCAGCAAGAGGGAAGGGCGCGAAGGGCCCTAAGAGCAAGGCAGGACAGAAAGATGGCAATTGGGATCCTACTGCCCAGCTGCAGACTGCACTGGACACCATGGCGAAGGTCATGAAGCTGAAGCTATCCAAGATTTTCGTAACAACCAGCGAGCTCGACACATTCATTGGACTGTTCACGAGGCCGACATACCTGATCCTGGAGAGCGAGACGAGAGTCAAAAGCACTGCTATTCGCATGCACGCGTTCAAAGTGCTATGTGTGGCCATCAAACACCACGGACACGCATACGGAGCACAAACGAATATCATCCAGAATCTGACTTACTTCGAGCACCTTTCAGAACCGATGGCAGAGTTTCTGAACATCCTGTACGAGCAGTACGACTACCCACAGCTAGCCGAGGAAGTGATGAAAgagctatcgaacaaggagtTCAGCGCAAACGATACCAAGGGACCGAAGTCAGTTTCGACTTTCGTGGCGCGACTGTCAGAGCTGGCACCACGGCTGGTACAGCGACAAGTCACATATCTAGCCAAGCTGCTGGAAAGCGAAAACTACACCCTTCGATGTGCAATCATCGAGGTTTGTGGCAATCTCATTGCCATGCTGTCTAAGGTCGAAGAGGGAGAGCGCAGGGAGGAGCACAAAGGGCAGATCAATGCCTTCTTCGACGTGCTCGAAGAGCGATTCCTAGACATCAACCCATACTGCAGATGCCGAGCCATCCAGGTCTACGGAAAGTTGTGTGATCTCGAGACGAAATACCCCAAGCGCCGACAAAAGGCTGCCGAGCTTGCAGCACAAAGCCTGGAGGACAAGTCATCGAATGTGCGAAGAAATGCCATCAAACTGCTTGCCAAGCTGATTGGTACGCATCCTTTCGCAATTCTCCACGGGGGCAAGCTCAGCTGGGCCGAGTGGAACGAGCGCCTGGAGGCTGTAGAGAACGAATTGGCCAGTCTCAAGCCTCCCGCTGGCACCCCAGGGCTGGGCGAGATTGACGAGCGTGAGAAGACGGTCGATGAGAGCATGCTCGAGGAGCCTACGCAGATGCCCGGGTCTCCTGAGAAAGCGCCACGATCGGAAGAGGAGATGGCCGCGGCCATGCAAAAGGCCCAAGAACAAGCTGCAACCGCAGAGGCTCTCAACAAGCTGAGCTTGACCAGGCGATACTACGTTGAAGCGCTTCGTTTCATCGAGACACTCCATGAAGCTTCGCCTCACGTCACGCAGTTACTGTCATCGAAGAATAAGAGCGAGATCATCGAGGCCATGGACTTCTTCGTGACTGCAGATGCCTACTATGTGGAGACTGCAAAGACTGGTATCAGGCGCATGCTTCGACTCATCTGGACAAAGGGCAACAGCGACGAAGGCAAAGGCGTACAAACACACTTGATCGATTGCTATCGAGGGCTGTTCTTCACTGCCCCAACAGACTATAGTCCACCCAATGCTGCACAATATGTTGCTCGCAACATGATGAGCTTGACGTATGGTGCTACACCTGCCGAGCTGACCTCACTGGAGCAATTGCTCGCCACCATGATGAGGGAGAAGGCAATCAACGATCTCGTTATCGGCAAGCTCTGGTCGGTCTATGGGGTGCAAAAGCAGCAAATCTCCAAGTCGCAGCGACGTGGAGCCATCATCGTGCTAGGCATGCTAGCTTTAGCAGATCCCGAGATTGTTGTGCGCGAGATGGGAGCATGCCTCCGTATCGGACTGGGCGAGCACGGAAGGCGCGACCTTGTCCTGGCGAGATTTACCTGCATCGCCCTGATGCGAATGACGAACAGCAAGTCAGTGAAGGGTACAGAAGCACCACCAAGCACCCGCTTACCCAACGATCATGCTGTGCTCATCAAGCTGGCAAGCCTTCTTGAGATCGAAAGCGATAGTCGAGACTGGTACGGTCTAGCCGAACAGGCAGTTGGTGCTATTTATGCTCTCTCCAGGCATCCGGATGTATTGTGCTCTGAAGTCCTGCGACGAAAGACCAAGACTGTATTTGCACGGCGACCAGCACCGTCTACCACCAGCGAAGAGCCCGAACACAGTCAGGTTGACGAGCAAGGCGATGTGGAGATGAGCGATATGCCCGAAGAGGCGTCTGCTGCAGAGGTGTTGCGGCCGACGACAGCGAAGTCCGACGCGTCTGATGGCATGGGCTCGGCACTCGCTCTGTCGCAGCTGCTGTTCGTGGTAGGACACGTCGCGCTGAAGCAGATTGTTCATCTCGAGCTCTGTGAGCAAGATTTCAAGCGACGAAAGGTGGACAAGGAGAAGTCCAACCCTCCTACATCAGCTAAAAAGGCTGCTGGTAGCAGAGCTGCGTCTGGAGCTCAGAAGAAAGAAGAAGAGCAGTCCGAAATGGACCTCATCGGCGGAACGACTGAAGATGACTTCACGGATGCTATCGCACATGTGCGAGAGCGCGAGCTTCTGTACGGTCAGCAGTCTCTACTCACGCACTTCGGTCCTCTGGTCAAGGAGATTTGCAGCAACAACACATCCTACCCTAACGCCGAGCTACAGGCTCAAGCGGCATTGTGTATGGCCAAGCTCATGTGCGTCAGCTCCGAGTACTGCGAAGCCAACCTCAGTCTGCTCATCACCATCCTGGAGCGCTCACCCTCTTCCATCACACGAAGCAACCTGGTGGTCGCACTGGGCGACATGGCTGTGTGCTTCAACCACCTCATCGACGAGAACACCGACTTCCTATACCGACGACTATCCGACAGCAGTCTGCAGGTCAAGCGGACATGTCTCATGACACTGACCTTCCTCATCCTAGCTGGTCAAGTCAAGGTCAAGGGACAGCTTGGCGAGATGGCGAAATGCATCGAAGACAACGATGACAGAATCCGGGAGATGAGTCGCATATTCTTCGCTGAGCTGGCTGGCAAGGATAATGCCATCTATAATCACTTTGTGGACATGTTCAGCCTGCTGTCCGCGGATGAGGGTCTTGAGGAAGACCAATTCAGAAAGGTCATCAAGTTTTTGGCGAGTTTTATTGAGAAGGTGAGTCGTTACAGCATCATGGCACAATCACAGAGTACTAACGATTGCCTTAGGACAAGCATGCCAAACAACTTGCGAGCAAGTTGGCGCCACGACTTCAACGTGCTGAGAATGAGCGACAATGGAACGATGTCGCCTTTGCTCTTGGCTTATTGCCGCATAAGAATGAAGACATTGCGAAGCTTGTCGGCGAAGGATGCAAAGTCGTGGAGACGAATGCTTAGGACTGTGCATGTGGTTGGCGTTTGGGTTGGTTTGGTTCAAGATACCATGATCATGATGATGGATGCTGGGATGTATAGGCGGCTGTACACTTTTCGTATTTCACATCAATGCAAGACACAGTCTACGGTTTTGGCATGCCTACCTCGCGAGGTGAGTGGACCGTTGACGCTCGTGTGTTTCAAAGTGGCCACTTCGGCTCAACCTCATGATATCGTGTATGTACATTCAACTCGGGTATCTCGCGATCTCCCATCCTCGTCTCAACGTCCTTCTCATCTATAGCTTGGAGCCCTCCTTCAGCGTGCCGACCTTTAGACGCTGTTGGTACTTCTTGAGGACGCTCTCGTTGTGGTACTGCAGGCAAAGTCATGTCAGCGAATAAGTCCCAATGCGTTATCTCCATGCATCTCCGACATGCAATGGATATACCATATAGTATGATATGCCGTGGCAACGACAACTCACCTTCCAAAACTGCTTGCTGGCATCCTTGCCACCCACTCTCTTCAGGATCTTTGCACCTCCTGGGTGCTCGTCTACAAAGCCGCCCATCTCGTATACGCCATCGTCGATGATGATGTAGAGGCCCTTGTCGGGCGTTGCGTGCTCCTTGACCTCGGCGGCGGTAATTTGCTTTGACATTGTGGGCGATGTGTTTGGAGGTTTCTATCGATGTATTCGTGGCTTTAGTGATATGCGGTTTGGTTAAGTGATTGTGGTGGTAGATGTCTCGTGCTGTTCAAACAAGAAGAGTAATCAGAAGATCATCACTGGCTCTTCGGCGATCCCAGAGGTAGTGAGTTGGATGTTGCCGAGGTCTGTTGACAATCCTTGTCGATTGAGAGGGTCGGTCGTACTATTCTCCGACTCAGAGTTCACAGACAACTGGTCACGACTTCTTCAAATCATAGTTGTAACAACACAAACGACAGTGGTAACACAAACGACACATCAACAGTGCAAATGGCTGCAGTGCGCCTGACGCCAAAGGCACGCCAAGTCATCAGATCGCAAGATGGTGACCCGGCATACCGCAAACGGTGGTGTCTTCCAGGAAAACACCGCATCCGGGAACACGACCAATCCTGTTATTGATACCATGATACCACCGGCGAGCCCTTGCTTCTTCGTCGAATCAGGCGACTGTGGTACGCTCATGCTTGCTTGGAGATGAGCATGGACGAGTGTAAGCGAGAAGGCCACACTCCGGCCTTATTGTCGGCTGGGCACACCAGGGCATGCAGCCCAAGACGAACTCCGCGAGATCCAAGATACATCGTGAAACCGTTTTGTGGGCCATCTGTGGGGTGATACTCTGGGGTAGACGCAACTTCACCGGCTCGCAGCGACGGGCTTATACTCTGCAATATGAACGGCAAAGCATCCGCAGAGCTCATACGTGTAAGCATCGCTTCGACCTACAAGACACGCCTCCTACAAGTCTTGATACCACAAGCTCATCAGCCTGATGGTTCTTCCTTACATTTGGTGACTTGACCACACCCATTCCGAGCATAGCGTTGTCCTGCTAGCGTCTTGCCCATGGGGAGCAATAAGCTTCTCATTGCTCGCCTCCACGCTCGGCTGACGCTGAAGGAAACACGGCAGCAGGATGTTCTTTAAGCCTAATCTCCAGCGGCCTCTGACGGCGAACTTCGCTACCCCATGGCATCCACACTTGATGCAACATCTCGCAGCGCACATGTGCTTTCCATGTGCGAACCTACCTGCCGACCTGCCACTTGCACCGTCGGACAGCTGACTGGGTATAGTGTTGTGAGGGGAAACGCCTCATGCCTTGGCTGGTGAAAGATTGGCATAAGATATAGTTGCGCTTGAGTCCGCATCACTGACTTCCTTCTCGCCACTGCGACGACTTCGTGGTACGTTGCGCAGATCACTTTTCATTGGTTCTTTCTGGTTTCCATCGATACCTCGTGGAGCAACATCGCAAGAGTATATCGACGGGGCTGCGTACTGGCGAGGCGACACTCGGCAGTCGACACTATCCACCATGTCTTCCATCGAGAAGGGCGACATCGTCCACGATGAAGTGTTGCACGACCATGATCTCAATGCCGTGGACAAGCAGACCGCGATGCACATCGGCGTGCTGTCAGAGGAGGAGAAGGTGGTGGAGAAGCAACTGCGGAAGAAAATCGACACTCTGATCATGCCCCTTGTGGTGTTGGTCTACTTGATGAACTACATCGATCGCAACAACTATGCTGCAGCGAGATTGCAAGGTCTGGAGTCTGACTTGGGCATGAGTCAATCGGAGTACCAACTCGGCTTGAGCATTCTGTTCGTGGGCTACGTACGTGCTCCACATCGTGCGGTATGTAAGCGATGCTGACAATGTGCAGGTCTTGATGCAAGTACCGTCCAATCTCATGCTCAACTACTGCGGCAAGCCATCATGGTATATCGGCTTCTTCATCATCGTATGGGGTCTGGTGTCACTCCTCACAAGTCAAGTGTCAAGTCCTGGCGGAATTATCGCATGCAGGTTCATCCTCGGAATTGTTGAAGCACCTTTCTTCCCGGGTGttttgttctacctctcaAAATGGTACACCAAGGGCGAGCTGAACTTGCGGATGTCCATCTTCTATTCGGGTTCTCTGATCTCTGGTGCCTTCGGAAGCTTGATTGCCGCTGGTATCCTGAGCGGCCTTCAAGGTAACCTTGGCCTTTCAGCGTGGCAATGGGTACGTATATGTCAAAATTCGCGGGATTTCATAGTGCTAACTAAAGGACAGCTTTACATCATCGAGGGTGCTATCACTATCGCGATCGGTTTCGTGATTGTGTTTGTGCTCCCAGACTTTCCCGACACCTGGAAACTCTTGTCGCCGGAGATGAAGCATGTTGCCAATCGCCGAATGGCGCTCGATGCCGCTGAGGCTGACGTCGATGGGGGAGGTGGTATGAGCCAATGGGCAGGCTGTAAGGCTGCTTTCTCGGACCCGAAGACATACATACTGGCTATCGCGTACCACGGCATTACCGGCGCAGCAGGTTTTCAAAACTTCTACCCATCGCTTACGGAGACCCTCGGATACCCAAGAGTCATCACCTTGCTCTTGTGCGCGCCACCGTATATCTTCATTACGTTCTACTCACTCGCGCACGGCTTGATGTCTGACAAGATCGGCAACCGATTCTGGTTCTACCTTTACCCAGTCCCGATTGTCATCGCTGGAGCTCTTATCTTCATGTTCACGGATAGCTTCGGACCCAGATATTTCAGTCTGTTCTTGCTTAATTTCATCTTCACGATGAACGGAACAATCTACGCCTGGATCGCCAACGCCATTCCACGTCCGCCAGCTAAACGCGCAGCTGCTTTGGCTTTCATGAACAGTGTCGGTAATGCAGCCTCTATCTGGACCCCTTTCACCTACGACTCAAACGACAGTCACTACATCGAGGCCATGGGAATCAATATCGGCCTTGTTGGCATCGCCGCGATCTTCGGTGTCATTCTTCGCTTCTATCTGCAATACCAGAACAAGCAACTGGAACGGTTCGAGAATGAAGACTCAACACTGACGGACaaagaccttaagaagctGGAGAAGACTGCACAGGTGGAAGGCATCGACATTGCCACGGCAAGAGCACTGCAGAAAGGCTACAGGTATATCATTTAGGTGAGAATACAGCCAGCATAACCATCCTGCAGTATAATTCTCTTCCATACAGCTGTAGCATAGCAACAATGCCACGAAGTTATGAATGCACGCGAAGTTGGGCCGATGCGTCGCAACTCGGAGCGATCAATTGTGCCGCGCTGATCAAGCCTGTAACACAAAGAGCCAGTCGTCCTCCTAGGAATCGATGCATGCAGGATCAGTATGGCCTGAGAATTGCTCCAGTCCATACTATGCACTGGCTCGAAGTCAGGTTCAACGACAGAGGCACTGTGTCGGGCGTGTCAAGTTTCTGCTCCCACCGCTGTCATGATTACAAATCCGATGACCATAACCCTGTCGGTGAAGGCACGAGGTGGAGCAGATCGACGCCGTTCGAAGTCAATGGCAAAACAAAGAAGCCAGTCATAAGAAACAACGCAGAAACATCAAAAGGAAAGCAGAAGCCAAGTATAACAACAACATTCACCTCACTTTATCTAACCCTTCTTGCCTCTCGATCACGCCATCTTACATCACGTGCCAAACATCCAAGATAACGACATCGACCATGTCTCTCAACCTCTACGATCTCTCAGTGCCGGTCTTCATCCGCGCTCTCGGACAGCTCAAGGAGGTCCTCCAGATCGCCGAGAAATGGGCCAAGGACAACAATGTCGATGAGAAGAAGTTGACAGAGGGGAAGATTATTGATGATATGCTGGTAAGTTTACAATCCACCCAACGAAACTCCACCACCACACCAACCCACTGACACCCCTCCTCCTCCCCAGCCTTTCCCCTTCCAAATCCAATCCTGCTGCAACACCGCCAAGGGTATCCTCTTCCGCATCGGCGGCGAAGAAAATGTCCCCGTCGAAGACAACGAGAAGACCTTCGCCGAATTCATCGCCAGAGTCGACTCGACGATTGCCGTGctgaagaaggcacagaGGGAGAAGTTCGTGCAGCCGGATGCGCAGATTACGATGAAGTTTGGACCGAAGGAGTTGCAGTTTCAGGCGTTGAAGTATATTCAGAATTTTGCGATTCCGAACTTCTTCTTTCATCAGATGACGGCGTATAGTATTTTGAGGAAGGAGGGGGTTAAGGTGGGTAAGTTGGATTATTTGGGGGCTAAGGATCTTCAGAATGCTTAGGTAGGGGACGAATGGTGGTTGGTGGTGGGGGAAAACACTGGGGGAATTGGAGATGGTCGTATAGCTCGACTTAGCACAGAATGAATTGCGTGCTGCTTCTTAGCAGACCTAACCTTTTCTACATCACTCTACTTATGCTTCTCCTGATCCTCCTTCATGCCCTGCATAACCCAATAACTATGATGCTTCGCATACTCCACC
Proteins encoded in this region:
- a CDS encoding Condensin complex subunit 1, with translation MSDFDIGDALTAYLDDPHAIPTPEADAALVDCENDPDAFTPGVINSVLNGVADAVGENPEAILQASNLDSLQFLLKQTSFIPSQSLGKVFDLVISGLAAEAEIVHHEEQDGETETAQHKQILEIFAYLLQWCVAAVEAKSAEKTPAPARGKGAKGPKSKAGQKDGNWDPTAQLQTALDTMAKVMKLKLSKIFVTTSELDTFIGLFTRPTYLILESETRVKSTAIRMHAFKVLCVAIKHHGHAYGAQTNIIQNLTYFEHLSEPMAEFLNILYEQYDYPQLAEEVMKELSNKEFSANDTKGPKSVSTFVARLSELAPRLVQRQVTYLAKLLESENYTLRCAIIEVCGNLIAMLSKVEEGERREEHKGQINAFFDVLEERFLDINPYCRCRAIQVYGKLCDLETKYPKRRQKAAELAAQSLEDKSSNVRRNAIKLLAKLIGTHPFAILHGGKLSWAEWNERLEAVENELASLKPPAGTPGLGEIDEREKTVDESMLEEPTQMPGSPEKAPRSEEEMAAAMQKAQEQAATAEALNKLSLTRRYYVEALRFIETLHEASPHVTQLLSSKNKSEIIEAMDFFVTADAYYVETAKTGIRRMLRLIWTKGNSDEGKGVQTHLIDCYRGLFFTAPTDYSPPNAAQYVARNMMSLTYGATPAELTSLEQLLATMMREKAINDLVIGKLWSVYGVQKQQISKSQRRGAIIVLGMLALADPEIVVREMGACLRIGLGEHGRRDLVLARFTCIALMRMTNSKSVKGTEAPPSTRLPNDHAVLIKLASLLEIESDSRDWYGLAEQAVGAIYALSRHPDVLCSEVLRRKTKTVFARRPAPSTTSEEPEHSQVDEQGDVEMSDMPEEASAAEVLRPTTAKSDASDGMGSALALSQLLFVVGHVALKQIVHLELCEQDFKRRKVDKEKSNPPTSAKKAAGSRAASGAQKKEEEQSEMDLIGGTTEDDFTDAIAHVRERELLYGQQSLLTHFGPLVKEICSNNTSYPNAELQAQAALCMAKLMCVSSEYCEANLSLLITILERSPSSITRSNLVVALGDMAVCFNHLIDENTDFLYRRLSDSSLQVKRTCLMTLTFLILAGQVKVKGQLGEMAKCIEDNDDRIREMSRIFFAELAGKDNAIYNHFVDMFSLLSADEGLEEDQFRKVIKFLASFIEKDKHAKQLASKLAPRLQRAENERQWNDVAFALGLLPHKNEDIAKLVGEGCKVVETNA
- a CDS encoding Cell cycle serine/threonine-protein kinase hsk1; protein product: MATTARRAQEAVVVHEDEPGQHGDSTEDDTEDMDESRGPLEESGGTVSEEDQEDVDDAVMEDMDKFEASFKNITQRYRLINRIGEGTFSTVYKAEDLLYDHYVNEWDFDAEKENADSQNSLKQNQNRPPKPRFVAIKKIYVTSSPTRILNELELLHDLRDSPNVCPLITAFRHQDQVIAILPFFQHKDFRDYYRDFTVSEMRIYFHSLFTAIKSTHEAEIIHRDIKPTNFLYSPAQQRGVLVDFGLAEREGTDWHQCTCCLESPDRQRKINSSVYASTRAAARAANQADVKPTYPKEDQRSSRRANRAGTRGFRAPEVLLKCTAQTCLIDVWSCGIILLTFLSKRFPFFHSADDIDAFLELCTIFGKRRMKEVALLHGQVMETNIPTISENGHSWEKIILWATGRNKKDGDSGLTEEELETIDFMKCCLELDHGKRMSAGKALEHSWLSGTPASDASSEVGAKAED
- a CDS encoding Putative cytochrome b5; translation: MSKQITAAEVKEHATPDKGLYIIIDDGVYEMGGFVDEHPGGAKILKRVGGKDASKQFWKYHNESVLKKYQQRLKVGTLKEGSKL